TGGCATAATTAACAGCAGCTCTCTCGGTTCCTCCCATGCCAGCCGAAAATGTTATGGTCAATATCTTCATGACGGATCTATCTTTTGTAATAATTCTGCTAATTGTTTAGTGACACTTTCTGCAGAGTATTGTTCAAATTCTTTTTCGTTGATATTTTGAGGATCAAAAGTTTTTATCCATTCAAAAAAAATCTTTAAAACAGCAGGAAAATCGTTTTGTATTTTTTCAATATCAGTTTCGCCATTAAAATCTAATACTATCCCTGCTCCGGATTCCTGCAATACATGAACCGCTGTACTTTGCTTATGCAATATGGCCAGTATAGGTTTATGTGATAAAACTCCCTGGTACGTTTTTGAAGGTGTATAATGAGGTTCGGTGCTGCCCAAAATAAAAATACCGTCTGCTTCTTTTAAATGAATTAATACATCCAGGTATGGGATACGTTTAGGATATTCAAAAATAATGTCTTGCCACAAGCCATATTTTTCTGCATAAGGCTTTATATTAAATCCATTGGGATCTGTAGGGTTTTTACCTGTACCAATAAAATGAATTTGAAGTGAGGTAAAATCATTTTTATTATCATGAATTGCTTTGAATATAGCTTCTAAGGGAGCATATGCTTTAGGGAGCATTGCGCCGGCATATATCAATTGAATTTTACCTGGTTGTTTTTTAAAAAGATATGGTTCCGTATCTAATTCATTCACCTTATCATGATCTTTTTTTTCGCCACCGTAAGGCATGGCACCAAAAATGCAGGTTTTGGTAAGATAAGGATTCCGTTCAATGACGCCTTTATAATAACCTTCTGCAACACCCGTGATCAAAGATGCTTTTTTAATGGCAATAGGTTCTAAAAATTTAGCAATTTTTGTACTTATCCAATGACGGGAAAATTTTTTATCGCTACCGGGAAAATAATGCACCCAGGGATCAATATAGTCAATGCCATATTTAACTCCGGTAGAATGATGTAACCAACGTCCTAAGAGTGATATATAGAAAGAAGGTATGGGAATATAAAGAAAGTCGATCTTTTCTTTTTTTATGATCTCTTTTGCCCGCTTATACATCTGAAGAAAACCACGTAATCCTACATCACCAATCAGGCGGGGCTTAGTTACCTTAAAAGCATTTACTTTTTCAATGCGTAAGTGCTGCGGCAAAAGTTTTTCCAGGTTATGATCTAATTTTTCTTCATAAAATTTCTCATGCACCATCAGTATAATCGGCTCCCAACCAAAAGATGGCAAATGTTGCGCAAATAACCTTGAACGATGTACAGCTGCTAAATTAGAAGGGGGAAAATGAGGAGAAATGATCAATATTTTCTTCATTGTAAAATGGACTGCCAATTTGTTTTTAATAATGTAGATTCATTTTCCCAACTATAATTCTTTGCTTCTTTAAAGCGATCCTGCTTATTACTTTGTATTGATTGCTTATCAGCAATTATATTTTTAATATTTGAAGAAAGATCGTTTTTATTTAACCTAACAACCACTCCATGCATATTGTGCTCCTCCATGAATAATTGCTGCGCCTCTGTATCGGAAGCTATTATAAACAAGCCTGCTTGCAGATAAGCCCATATTTTATTGGTAAGGCAAATGTTCCTGTTAAGATCAGCAGCACTATCTTCAATTGCCAAACCAATATCGTGTCTGCATAATTCTTTATTTAGATCTGCCTGGGATAACGAGGCAATATGATTTATATACATACGACTGTTGACCTCTTTATTAAAAAACTCTTCTCTTTTACTGCCGATCAATGTAAGTTCAATGTCATTGGCAAAATCATCCAAAGTCGGTAATACCTTTTCTAACCCTCTCCCATAATCTATAAATTGAGAGAACCATACAAACTTGATCTTATCATCTGAGTTTCTTCTTTCACTTAAAAAAAAATCATTTATAGAAAATGTATTGTTGATCACAATGTCACTATTGCTTACTGTTTGCAACAGATCGTTAGTGTACTTTTTTATGAGCGGTGCAGCATAACTTGTGTAACTCGTTTTCGGAATAAGATGCTGCATTAACACAGCAATACTTCTTGTACTCGTTGCCGCATTTCCTTCCCCTGGATAATAATCTTCAATATCAACAGCAAAAGGAATTGCTTTCTTTTTTGCAAATATGGCAGAGGGATATAAAGCAGCAGGGTTATGAGCAATTATCAGATCAGGTTTTTGATCCCATTTTTTAAACCAACGTTGTAATAGCCAACTTCTTTTGCCAACTGCCAATGATTGTATAAAATCATTTTTACTAAAGAGCTTACTTAGATAACCACCCAACTTTTCCATTAATGATGCCCACAACCAAGGCATGAGATCAGCTTTTGTGGCATCGATGTAATGAAAATTTATTTTATTCAATTCTTTATTTAGTTCTTCTTCTTTTATAGAAGTCCAATTATGCAAATGAAATGCCACTACTGTTATTTTAACTTCTGTGTTGTACAGTAATTTAATTTCTTTTAAACAACGAGGATTACTGGCAAGGTTAGTACTCGTAACAAATAGTACGTGCTTTTGCATTTATTATTTTCTAAGAAGCGTTGCAGGATTACCGGCATAGATGCCAGGCTCTATTATATCTTTTGTTACTACCGCTCCTGCACCAATAACAACATCATTACAAATAGTTACAGGAAGTATGGTTGCATTAGATCCGATGCTGACATTGTTGCCAACAATTGTTTTCTTCCATTTTGTTTTATCACCACCGGCAGGCTTACCATCAGCAAACAGATCATTCGTAAACATTACCCCATGCCCAATAAAACAATCATTACCGATTGTAACCAACTCACAGATAAAACTATGTGATTGTATTTTACAAGTATTGCCGATCACTACATTTTGTTGTATTTCCACAAAAGGCCCGATGCTTACATTATTTCCAATTGTACATCCGTAAATATTTACAGGTTGTACGATCTTTACGTTCTCTCCGATAACAACATCCTCTTTTATCTGTGCAATAAAAAGTTGTGGCTTAAACATTTAATTATTTTTAGCGGCTTTGTAAATCTTCTGAATTATTTCTACCGTTTTTAAAGCTTCGTAGCTATTGGTTTTAGCATTACTGTTATTCGTCAAAATATCTGCTACATGAGCATATACTTTATCATGGTTGCTCATAGAACCAACATACTTACCATAATTATTGGGAGGATTGCCTTGGGGTAGATCGGTTATTTTATAATTATCGATGTTTTGATATTCCAGTTCATTCAGGTATTCTCCTCCTATTTTTACTGTTCCCTTTTCGCCAAAAATTGTAAGCGACCCTTCCATATTTTTTTGGAAGCTATTTATTGTGTAATTAATTGTTCCTATAGCGCCGTTCTCAAATTCTAATATAACAACCCCTGCATCTTCAAATTCAATTATATCATTATGATTATAATTTTTGGCAAATGCATTTACATTTTTAATATCTCCTATCATCCAATACAACAGATCGATGAAATGACTGAATTGAGTATATAAAGTTCCTCCGTCCATTTCTATTGAACCTTTCCAGGAGTCTTTATAATATTCATCGTTTCGATTCCAAAAACAATTCAGTTGTATACTAAAAAGCTTTCCTAATCTTCCTTCATCTAATATTTTTTTAACTGCCTCCACGGGTGGATTGAACCGGTTTTGCTTAACAATGAATAGTTTTTTATTCATGCTTTCTGCAACAGTTATCATTTCTTCGCAATCTTTCACTTTTATTGCCATTGGTTTTTCGCATATTACATGAAACCCTGCTTTTAAAGCTGCTATTGATTGTTTTGCATGTAATCCATTTGGCGTGCAAACAACTATTATATCTATTTCAGGATGTGTTTTCAATAACTCAATATCCGATGTATATATTTTTGCATTATAGCTATTCCCTATTGTCATTGCTTTCTCTTCAACAATATCGCAAACCGCAATCAATTTACCTACTTGACTTATTTGTAATGCGTGTCGTTGAGCAATTCGTCCACAACCTAATATGCCAAAATTCAATGCCACTTAATTAAGATGTTGATTGATATAAAAACTTATACGTTGTATTTGTTTTTGATAAGTATTATCTAATGCATACTGAATACGTTCTTTTATCTTATCAATATTTTCTCCCTTCGTAATATTAAATATTGCCGAGTTGAATAATTCCAAATACAGATTTTTATTGTTTTCCTCTGCACACATATACAGCAGGTTGGTGTTCAGGTATTTTTTCATAAAATGAGTTACTACAGGCTTACCTGTACTTAAGTATTCTATTATTTTATGAGGGTTTGTATCGCTGTTCCACATGCTGTTTTCATTTGTTTTCCAGCACATCCAAAATATATCCATCGGAGCAATAGAACGAGCAATAGTTTCTGTATCTGCACTTCCGTACAGTTTTACATTCTCTTTTGCTTGCAAATAGGAAATAAACTCGGGGTGAAAATAAGCCGCTTTCACAATGTCTTTTTCATACTCTCCCCAAAAATGAAAAGTCAGGTCAGGGTTATCCTCAATTACCATTTTCATTACATCTCTGTCCGGCGGTTCGCTAATAAGACTACCTACGTACCCTACATTGATTTTACGATCGCTATGTGCCGGAAGATCGTGATGAATATCTTTAAGCTTTTCTAAACTATATTTTACAAACTGCTCGCTTAATCCATGATTAATAAAAAATGTTTTATATCCATTCTCATTAAAAATATCTACCTGCTTTTGCATTGGAGAAAAAGCTATATCAAACGCTTTTTTAGAAGGAAATTGTTTTTCGTTCCAAAAATCTACCGGATGAAATATTTTAATTGCTTTTTTAAAAAAAGCGATCCTATCTATTCTTACCGGATCAAAACTCCATACTACATCTGGAACAGCGTTAAGATGTTGTGTGATTTTTTTTACTTCGTATTTAACTATTTGATTATAAAAAAATGCTGGTAATATATTTTTTCCTCTGGCTATTAATGGATA
The Ferruginibacter albus DNA segment above includes these coding regions:
- a CDS encoding Gfo/Idh/MocA family protein — translated: MALNFGILGCGRIAQRHALQISQVGKLIAVCDIVEEKAMTIGNSYNAKIYTSDIELLKTHPEIDIIVVCTPNGLHAKQSIAALKAGFHVICEKPMAIKVKDCEEMITVAESMNKKLFIVKQNRFNPPVEAVKKILDEGRLGKLFSIQLNCFWNRNDEYYKDSWKGSIEMDGGTLYTQFSHFIDLLYWMIGDIKNVNAFAKNYNHNDIIEFEDAGVVILEFENGAIGTINYTINSFQKNMEGSLTIFGEKGTVKIGGEYLNELEYQNIDNYKITDLPQGNPPNNYGKYVGSMSNHDKVYAHVADILTNNSNAKTNSYEALKTVEIIQKIYKAAKNN
- a CDS encoding glycosyltransferase family protein, translating into MQKHVLFVTSTNLASNPRCLKEIKLLYNTEVKITVVAFHLHNWTSIKEEELNKELNKINFHYIDATKADLMPWLWASLMEKLGGYLSKLFSKNDFIQSLAVGKRSWLLQRWFKKWDQKPDLIIAHNPAALYPSAIFAKKKAIPFAVDIEDYYPGEGNAATSTRSIAVLMQHLIPKTSYTSYAAPLIKKYTNDLLQTVSNSDIVINNTFSINDFFLSERRNSDDKIKFVWFSQFIDYGRGLEKVLPTLDDFANDIELTLIGSKREEFFNKEVNSRMYINHIASLSQADLNKELCRHDIGLAIEDSAADLNRNICLTNKIWAYLQAGLFIIASDTEAQQLFMEEHNMHGVVVRLNKNDLSSNIKNIIADKQSIQSNKQDRFKEAKNYSWENESTLLKTNWQSILQ
- a CDS encoding glycosyltransferase family protein, encoding MKKILIISPHFPPSNLAAVHRSRLFAQHLPSFGWEPIILMVHEKFYEEKLDHNLEKLLPQHLRIEKVNAFKVTKPRLIGDVGLRGFLQMYKRAKEIIKKEKIDFLYIPIPSFYISLLGRWLHHSTGVKYGIDYIDPWVHYFPGSDKKFSRHWISTKIAKFLEPIAIKKASLITGVAEGYYKGVIERNPYLTKTCIFGAMPYGGEKKDHDKVNELDTEPYLFKKQPGKIQLIYAGAMLPKAYAPLEAIFKAIHDNKNDFTSLQIHFIGTGKNPTDPNGFNIKPYAEKYGLWQDIIFEYPKRIPYLDVLIHLKEADGIFILGSTEPHYTPSKTYQGVLSHKPILAILHKQSTAVHVLQESGAGIVLDFNGETDIEKIQNDFPAVLKIFFEWIKTFDPQNINEKEFEQYSAESVTKQLAELLQKIDPS
- a CDS encoding acyltransferase; the encoded protein is MFKPQLFIAQIKEDVVIGENVKIVQPVNIYGCTIGNNVSIGPFVEIQQNVVIGNTCKIQSHSFICELVTIGNDCFIGHGVMFTNDLFADGKPAGGDKTKWKKTIVGNNVSIGSNATILPVTICNDVVIGAGAVVTKDIIEPGIYAGNPATLLRK
- a CDS encoding glycosyltransferase family protein encodes the protein MSQNDFSFINKKIFLLSPERWSNMRRSKHNYAIELAKMGNKVFFLEPANVKTKEISVHEIIKDALWVVNYPLIARGKNILPAFFYNQIVKYEVKKITQHLNAVPDVVWSFDPVRIDRIAFFKKAIKIFHPVDFWNEKQFPSKKAFDIAFSPMQKQVDIFNENGYKTFFINHGLSEQFVKYSLEKLKDIHHDLPAHSDRKINVGYVGSLISEPPDRDVMKMVIEDNPDLTFHFWGEYEKDIVKAAYFHPEFISYLQAKENVKLYGSADTETIARSIAPMDIFWMCWKTNENSMWNSDTNPHKIIEYLSTGKPVVTHFMKKYLNTNLLYMCAEENNKNLYLELFNSAIFNITKGENIDKIKERIQYALDNTYQKQIQRISFYINQHLN